A region of the Scatophagus argus isolate fScaArg1 chromosome 14, fScaArg1.pri, whole genome shotgun sequence genome:
GTTACCAAATACTTTAATGTAAGGTGAACGTTTGTcctatttgttgttttttttttcattatctgttgCAATTAGTTAGCTCGTCATTATAAACAACTACTAGTTAACGTTAAATAAGATTAATTCAGCTTGATGTCGTGGTAACACAGAGTGAATTTATTTATGTCTGCTTTGACGGAGTTGTGTCAAAGTGAATCTGTTGTAAAAGTTGctgaagaaggaaaatgtttttaatattcaatCTCTACCATCATAGACATCTATGATGATAGAGcttgaatattaaaaacacttctCGGTATAACAGTAATGTAATTCTCTAGCAAAGCTTCATTGTGGCTGCTTTGAAGAAATACTGGCATTTCACTGAATACAGCTTTTTATACAGGTTTAACAAGTGACTAACAGTTAATGAGTTTAAAGGCGCGTAGGCTGTGAGGAGATCCAttttttctattaaaaacaaagcacttCAGTGGGCATTTGTCGTAATTGTTTACACTACACCCGCGACGGTCAATCACTGAATCGATATGTGTATCAGTTCAAGTGATGATTAATGATTTGTTAAAAATCTATTTCTCAGTTGATTTCGTTTACctttaatgttaatgtattATGAGGGTACAGAGGATCACAAAACTCAACACTTAAAGCagttaatttaaatgaaaaccacagtttgtttcaataaaagcttaaaatattcaataaccagttgttaaaaaaaaaaaaaggtggatgAACGACTCCATAGCCATAGTGTATTTATTATTCTCAGTAATAAAGCAGTATGGATAGCGCTAACACTAATCTTCATCCTTGCTTATGTGACATGATCCTTGTACCAGTGTTGCAGTTAGATTTAAAagcattcatttctttttgtcctctccCAGAGTCCTCTGTCTTCGTCATATTGCCTCCCCTTCGCTCCTGCTCTCGAGCGCTGCAGGATTCTTGGACTTTTTTCCTGACCTGCCAACATGCCAGCCGCGCTTACAGATTCCAGTCAGATAATCTGTGAAGTCTGGGCGAGCAATGTAGAGGATGAAATGCGGAAAATCCGGCAGATTATTCAAAACTACAATTACATTGCCATGGTAAGGAACAGGTTGGACTGTGGTAGTGTAAAAATGCATAATAACTGTATTAACTGACTACCATCGTTTATGCAGGCTGTTCGAGGTGGGAATGTGCTGTTATGTGCTTTTATAATTTGGTTCACACTTGGTACACTTCTcgtctgctgtgttgtgctttATGATGAACTTTATTAAACATCTCATTGATAAAGAAAGTCAACATGACGCCTCTTTGTTTCCAGAATGTCGATAAGCTGTCTAAAATCACACTTTTGCTGTTATTTGATTCAGTGTAGgagaacagttttttttagttttctgttaATGCGTTCATTTTTCTTCAGGACACAGAATTCCCTGGAGTGGTCGTTCGGCCCATCGGTGAATTTCGTAGTACAGTGGACTACCAGTACCAGCTGCTGAGGTGTAACGTCGACCTCCTGAAGATCATCCAGCTCGGCCTCACATTCATGAACGAGGAAGGAGACTATCCTCCCGGCACGACGACGTGGCAGTTCAACTTTAAGTTCAACCTCACGTAGGTGGACTCTGGTCTTCTAGTGCTTTCCaaaattcagttttttcaaAGTATAGTTGATTGGTGACAGCACCTGAATAACCTGaatgttcctttttttctgctccacACAGAGAAGACATGTACTCACAGGACTCCATAGACCTGCTACAGAACTCGGGCCTCCAGtttaaaaaacatgaagaagaggGAATCGACACGCTGTACTTCGCCGAGCTCCTCATGACTTCTGGTCTGGTGCTGTGTGAAAACGTCAAGTGGCTCTCCTTCCACAGGTCAGTTGATTATTCTGATTCACCTTTTGGTCCCAATTCAGAGGACTGTAGGTCCTGCACTTCTTTAAATATGATACAgactgtgctttgttttcacacctGGAGTTTGCTTTGGTCCAAACTAAAGGAAAACAATGACATGTTATTGCAATCAAATTCTGGTCCGGTTCACGCTGACTTTGTACATTCAAACCAAGAGGAGTAAACATGAagtgagacagactgacaggtaACTCGTTTATTAGACAGTTTTGGTGAATGTTGTCCTGCATCACCAGGACCCGTTCAGGGAAGTCAAATTGTGGTGAATTACAAAAGTTTCTGCAGTACTTTAAGGCGTCTGacgtgtgtatttgtgttgtttggtgTCATGGAGAAATAAAGGATTGTTAGTATTAGACAGGTAGAGACAGGACGAACTGGAGGCACAGTGTTTACCCTCTaattatacagacaaaaattaTACCGACTgtccattcattttattatgaaattacaggtttgtttccacttgtcctctctgctgtgcGTTTCTGCATTTTGTGATGCAGATGCAAAGTCCGTGCAGCACAGTaattcatttctctctgtatttcatgaTGTTACAAAGTGTGTTATTATACTGTTGACATGTCGTTTTAGACCCTCTTCAGCAACACTCTGTGTtactgcagaaataaacaaagctTATCAGTTTGAAACCATTAACATGATTGTACTCGAGCCCATCCTGACCTGAATCCTCCTGTTCTACATTTCTCAGCGGCTACGACTTCGGCTACCTGGTAAAGCTCCTGACAGACGCACGGCTCCCCGAGGAGGAACACGACTTCTTCCAGATCCTCAACCTGTTCTTCCCTGCCATCTACGATGTCAAGTACTTGATGAAGAGCTGCAAGAACCTGAAGGTATTATAGACGGAATTGGACTATGAGAGGCTTTGATTTGAGTCAGCAGTTTGAGACCGTAGTTGAGTGAGGTGTTCATGTTCACCAtacagtacttaagtacaaatagAGGTTCTTGTGCGTAAGTACAAATAAAGGTACCTGtactttgagtatttccattttgtacaACTTTATACTTCTATTCCACTACATCTCAGACGCagattgtactttttactccactacatttggCTGACAGCGTTGTGAAAACCACATATACCCAGATGTATTTATGCTGAAAGTTTGTCATAAACTAAAGGATGAAGTGTTCCTTTCATGTGCTGAGAAAATTCTCCTCCTTCGTCAGCTAAATAAATTCTTAAAAAGCCTCTTGATGAGCTGCTTCgtcacagagctgaaaacaggccGTTTTTGTGAGCTCAGAAAActttttagtatttatttagtATTAGTACTTGTACGTGAGGAAAGGATCTGGTTCCTCCTTCCTGCACCGTCCTCTTGGAGACAAGATCATCAAAATCTTGTTAAAACGAGTCTTGAGACATGTggcttgtctgtctgtgcagggAGGACTGCAGGAAGTGGCAGATCAGCTGGAGCTGAAGAGGATCGGGCGGCAGCACCAAGCCGGATCGGATTCGCTGCTCACCGGCATGGCTTTCTTCAGGATGAAAGAGGTACAGTCACGCAAATCGTCCAGAGCTTTCTTTAAACTGCGGGACTGCAAGAGGAGTGCATGGGGTGGTTGGTGATGTCACCCGCCTGCAGCTCAGCCACTCGCACAATTCAGCTGTAATAGTCGGGTTTCAACCTGGGCAGTTAGTATGCGTAtttaaagcacaaaacagaaaattcagaTACTTTCCTCTAAAATGTCGAGATCTGGACCCGAATCAATCAGCCGCCCTACTAAATAccaatttaaattgatttaacAGAAAAAAGTGGTTTGTGGTTTAGTTACTCGGCTTTAAAGAACAGCAGGTGTGTTTCAGTAATTCAGCTCTCATCTAACTGAAATCTTCCGGTTTTTGTTGTATCCAGCTTTTTTTCGAGGATAACATCGATGACGCAAAGTATTGTGGGAGATTGTATGGCCTGGGCTCGGGCTCCAGCCAACCCCAGAATGGCATCTCCAGCTCGGGCCAGGAGGAGACGAACAACAAGCACTGACCGAGATCACAAAGCCTTCAAGTGGAGCACGCACTTGTTTTAAAAGCTGACCAGCAGATCTCCCCTCTGACCTCCCTGAACAAGACACAAACTCAACTCGTTTCCGTAAACTTTCCTCCCGAGTGACTGGAAAACGGACTCACGGTGACAGTGGATCCTTCACTGGCTCACTGCTTTCTTTTTAGTCGCTTTTATTGAGTATATGGCTATATATTCagaacacttttttaaaaatctgtttggTTTCTGGTTTCTTCTTCATCCCCCCCAGCATTGTAGTGACACCCTTCTTTAACAGCATGGGACCAGCTCCTGTATCATACTGTGATTTCAGACCAAATCTTGAAAACCAGTCCACTCTTTCAGTTCAGACTTCAGCAGCAGGACTCAACTCTTGTCGCAgggatttcatttttttttttttttaagttggtGACAGAAAAGGCctgtaaattaaaatgtataattttgttgaaaataaaaatgttttagctCCTTTTTCCACTTTCAGAAACTTAACAGTGGGCATCAAATTGTACAGCTGTGCTCTGGTTATGCATGTTGTTTCAATGGGAAAACTACTGTTGTCGTGTGCATTCATCCACCAAACCAAACTGTCCACCGTCAGGTTTACAGATGTTGTGGttactgtttttacattctatattgttttaaacagcTGTATATTAAAAATCgttttgtattttcactgtgaatgttaaatatttgtttttctacacATAAAAGGGGTTCATGAGACTTTTACCCAAACAAAAGTTACAGTTGGAGCTGAAACCTCCACTAGAAAGAAAATTGTAGTAACCGTCAAACTAGAAGGGCAAATATTTAAGTTTCCAGCCTTTCAAATGCATCACTTTTAGGTTTTTCTATTTAAGACATCCCACTTTGAACATCTTCATTTTGAATGGCAATGTAACTGTTTCTATTCCAGTACCACTTACAATTATTGTGTGCTGGCACTTTGCTAACTCTAGCTAACGTTATGTTACCTCAACCTATACAGAGGGTTGCGCCGACTTATTTTTAGAGCAACGAAGAAGGAGTGATTAACAGGTGCTTTTTTACAGGTGTCAGTTCACTGCTCATACACTTCGCTTGATATTTTTATTAGCTCCTTATACAGTATAAAATCTGTCACGGTTCAGACAAGGTTTGCTGATAATACATTATGTACTGTTGGTCAAAAGCCCACACTGTGGTCAATATTTATCATCATGTAGCCTACAAACTGTCCGACAACGAGAGGCACATCACGCAACTGTTATCTGAATTTCTTTAAAGTACAAACCTAAATCTCCTCAGCTTTTCTGGATGAAGGCTCTAACAGCCTCGGGATGTTTGCACATCGTTAAagttatgttctttttttttttaaattcaacaaaacaaatgtgttcagtGGAAGTACTTCTGAGGCTCAGGTGAGGAACCGCCGGGAGGCTCTGAGGACGGAGGGATGGGTCCCGTGTTTGCGGAGCAGATCCTTGGCCTCTTGTTGGAGGGACTCGGAGACCCACGGTGAAGTCCTGCTGAGGTGCAGGAGAACCAGGCAGCACTCGACAACGTCCGGGTGAGGATACACCTTAGAGGAAACACGGACAAAGGTCCATTAGAGCTGGCGATTAGATGACACCTGGATGCAGATTTGGCGATTAATAGAAACAGAGCAAGCTGACATTTCCAGGCTGAAGacgggagtgtgtgtgtgtgtgtgtgtgtgtgtgttgtcggAAGCTGCTCGTACCTTGATTGTGTCCGGGAGGTCGGCCAGCTGTTTCTGGTATTCTGCCATCTtggaagacaaagacagcagagtCTCCTGGTCCTCAGGCCTGAGGGACAGAAAACTCAGACGTTCATCAAAGTGTTCAGGACGAGACTCTGGAAACTAAAGAAACCACCTCAAACCCAAACATTATGAGCTGGAAAGAACCACATACagtagtctgtctgtctgtcactcctCAGTGAAAGTACTATTCTGATATGTGTACTACTGTCAGTACCCTTGTCAGTTCTTTtaggacaacaacaaaaaagaaacaagcaataaaaaacacttaacagaATTAACATGGCCATCTTTTCATTATGCcaattaactgtgtgtgtgggctccAGGCCGCCTGCACTCAGAACAGACCTGAGCCACAGACAGGCGGACTGTGAGCTCGGGTTCGGTTTCCGTCCGTACAGGTAACAGACTCGCTGCATCTGTGCAATCGACTcgattttctttatttctgcgGAACCGAGTATGTCGGAGATTGTCGGTCCCCCGTGTTTTAGCCCCGTGCCACCGGATTCCACGGGTTCCCCATCCCTCCAGTATCAGGCCTCTCACCGTTGCCCAGCCTCAGCTGACCCCTGGCCGTCTGAGGACTCTCTGTCGGCGGACGGCTGCTGGGGCACGTCGACTTCTGTCTCCTCGGGGACAGGCGGCCCTCTCTGCgccctgctgtgctgcagcatcAGCTGCTCCAGCCGCTCCTGGATCTCCCTCACGGACCTCCGAACGGCCTGATAGGCTGCGTGATGCTCGGACAGAAGCAGTGACGCGTCAAAGTCCAGTTTATCAGACCTGCCCCTCAGCCTGCTCCTCTGGTCGGACTCCGATACTCCTCCGTTTACCACTCCGTTCTTCATCCCTTCAGCAGGATAGGACTCATCTGCTGCCGGGGGAAACCCATTCTGGATCTGGTTGGAGCTGCTCCACCAGCGTTCGTACAGGTGCTGGTAATGGACAAAAGCCTGCAGACTGCTGGCAGCGGCTttggcttcttcttctgtgtgatgAAGAGTCTTGGGATGTTTCTGTGAACAAACGCTGACATCACCTgatgaaggaaagaagaaaatctgaaCGGTGTGTGACAGTTACAGATTGGATATAAAACGAATACCTACAGCTGCAACTAAAGATGATTTCCATCGTGTTTTCAACGGTTGATTGATCAAATGATTGTTTAGTGTTTATAGTGTTTAAAACTGGCAGAAAATAGTGAAAGGGTCCCATCACATGTTCCCCGATCCCAGTGGGACTTCAAATTATCTTGTTTCATATAAAATTTggggttgattttttttttttttttttaaatatttaatatacattttaaaattcttgGCTGAAAACTTTGGACTGGATTGCTGGATTGGCTGCTATTGAAATTCTGGGATGGAAGTCACCACAAGGTGTCACCATATCAGCTAAAAGAACAATAGAATTTGCCCTCCAACGTTTTACACATGCGGATGTTCTGAACCATTATCACAAAGTGCCTTTAATAATTATGTGATGGAAACGTTGTGTTGCACCCCTTCAGCAGTttgtctgacagacagagacatacCGTCGGGGaacagcagcctgcagagcTCTGCAGAGACACCGACGTGTTCGGCATCTCTGAACGAGGCCACCGCCTTCCAGAGCTCCTTTATCAGCTGGTCGTCATCATCCGACAACCAGCTCAACACAGCACGGGTCAGATGGACGGATGCATACAGCTGGACCTGAGGATGGGTGAGACAccaacaacacagacaagaagacagGAAATGGAGTGAGACACTTCTCTCTGCCCTTTTTCAACCAGCACACAAGCAGTAAGAGGACTCTGCACCTGTCCGAGGGGAACGCTGGCGGTGGGTGTTGGAGTCTCCACAGACTTCAGCTCGTGTAGGAGAGTGCCGACGCTGCGGAGTCCCGTTGACTCCTGTGAAACGCCAAACTGCCGCTCCCATACTTCCCTCACGCGGTCCTGGATGCTGATATGATGCCCGCCAGCCGACGCCCACGAGTGACTGGAGACGCATGACTGGGACGCGACCTGAGCGTCTGCCAGCATCGCAGCCAGCAGCTCGGCGACACAGAGATGCAGCCTGTGGACCTGCAGAGGGTTGAAGCTCTTCTTTACTTAAGTGATGATTTCACTGTTCTGCGATTCACAAACGGCACAAATCTTTTTCAAAACAATGACCAAACCTGCCTGAAGAAAACTGGCTTCTTTGTGCTGGTGCAGGCAGTAAAGTTTGGGATCTTCAGTATACAAAACTTCCCAAAGCGATACATGACGCTCTTAAAATTTTAAAGGCTTGAAATTCAGATGGTTTCAGGCTTTGGACCAACTCCACATTGTGTATTCTGATGATATGGAACCCAGATATTGATATCAGGCTTTAATAAACCTGTTTTGTAGGATGATgaagtgaacatttttaaagCGTGTGTTCGTGTTTCCTGACCATCAGGCTCTCCTGTGAGCTCAGGACCTCCTGGGCTCCGACCCAGTCCAGAGCAGCAGCCTGATCTTTGGCGCACCTCAGCGCCAGCGACTGAGCCAGAGCCACTTCTCCGGAGATTCTCGCCAGGCTGGCCGCCACCCTCAGCGATGACACGTCATTCTTCCTGGCGATGACTTTAGCAGCGTCG
Encoded here:
- the cnot8 gene encoding CCR4-NOT transcription complex subunit 8, whose translation is MPAALTDSSQIICEVWASNVEDEMRKIRQIIQNYNYIAMDTEFPGVVVRPIGEFRSTVDYQYQLLRCNVDLLKIIQLGLTFMNEEGDYPPGTTTWQFNFKFNLTEDMYSQDSIDLLQNSGLQFKKHEEEGIDTLYFAELLMTSGLVLCENVKWLSFHSGYDFGYLVKLLTDARLPEEEHDFFQILNLFFPAIYDVKYLMKSCKNLKGGLQEVADQLELKRIGRQHQAGSDSLLTGMAFFRMKELFFEDNIDDAKYCGRLYGLGSGSSQPQNGISSSGQEETNNKH